GCCGGGGACAGCCGGGTGAGCCTCGGCTGGAGCGCCCCGCCGGATGCGGATTTCGACGGCGTGGTGGTGGTGCGCTCGACAAGCGGGTTCCCGGCCTCGCCCCAGGATGGCTTGAGCCTGGCCCAGGGCTGGCTGTTCAGCCTCAGCGACAGCAGCCTTGTCAACGGCACGCGCTACTACTACAGCGTGTTCGCCTATGATTTCTGGGGCAACTGGGCCGCGGCGGCCACGGTCTCGGCCACTCCCACCGCGGATGCGGTCCCCCCGCGGTTGAGCCGGGTGCGCGTTCTGCGGGCCGGGCCGGATAATGTGCTTGTCGCCTGGAGCACGGATGAGCCGTGCCGCGCCGGGGTGGACTACGGCCTCGCGGGAGTGTCCGATCACAGCACGGGCCTGGACTCCAGCCTGGGCCTGGAGCACTATGTCACTGTGACCGGCCTTATCCCCGGCGCCGCCTACAGCCTGCGCCCCGTCGCCAGCGACCGTCGCGGCAACCGCGCGGTCGCAGACACGATCCTCTATGTCACCACCCTGGCCGCCGGGCGCACCGGGGTGCGCAGCGACCACCCGCGGCTGATAATCAGCCCCGAGCTGTTCCCGGACCTGCTCGACCGGGTGAACGGAGAATACGCCCAGGACTACGCCGGGGTAAAAAGCTACACCGCCAATGATCCCTACAACGCGGCCTTTGTCGCCCTGGTCGAAACGCTCAAAGGCACAGCCGCCACGGCGGACTACGACCGGGCGTATAACGCGGTGCGCCAGTTCGCGGTGGACCGCCCGGAGGACATAATCGCGGTCAGCACCAACCTGGACTGGGACATGTCCTGGGCCACCGGACGCTCCTGCCGCCGTCTGGCCCTGGTCTACGATTGGCTGTACGATTATCTCAGCGCAGACCAGCGCGCTTTCCTGCGCCAGGGGATGGTGAACTGGGTCACGGTGGGGCTGACTTTCGGCCAGTACAAGCCGCCGCTGCACAACATGTATCAGCAGAATTTTGCCGGAGTGGTGATGGCCGTGCTGGCCCTTCAAGGCGACCCGGACCTGGACCCGTCCCTGACCGCCGACTGGCTGGCCAAGGCCCGCGCGGCCCTGGAGCTTCAGATAGAGGCGGTGAACCTGGTGGGCGAGGGCGGCGGCGGCTGGCACGAGGGCTATTCCTATTTCTGGGGCGCGGCAGGGCTGAATTTTCCGCCCGAGCTGGAGGCCTGGCGCACCGCCACCGGCGAGGATGTGTTCGGACGCCTGCCCGCCCTGCGCGAGCTTGCCCTGCACCTGATGTACCTCAGCCGTCCGCAGGACAACCTGGTGGCGCACGTGGACAAGCTGAGCCCCTCGCGGCTGACCGCCCGGACCGATGAGCCCACCAGCGGCAGGCACGCCTACTGGAGCCTTCTGGCCGCCCGCTACCGTGACTGCTACGCGGCGCAATACGCCGCCACCGCCTCATCCGACCTGTCCGAGAACTACTGGCCCGGCCCGGCCTCGCGCCAGAAAATGTGGGACCTAATCTGGCAGGACCGCTCGGTCCAGGCCCAGGCCGCCGGCAACAGCCTTCCCGGCACGCGCCTTTTCAAGGGCCAGGGTCTCGTGGTCATGCGCTCGGGCTTCGAGGACAAATCGGATGTGTTCGCCGTGTTCCGCGCCCGTCAGGATTACGGCTACGGCAACCGTCTGGCCTGCGAGAACAGTTTCCTCCTGCACCGCAACTCCGCCCTGGCGATCCGCTCGGGCTACTACAACGGCTGGGAGAGCGAGAACCACCTCAACTACTACGGCAGCGACCTTCCCGGCAACACCCTGGAAATCATTCAGCCGGGGGTGCAGTTCGGCGGGCAGCGCACCCAGCAGGGCAACAACGGCAACCATTCCCCGGTCACGCTCACCCTGGAGAGCGAGGCGGACCACGACCTGGCCTACGGCGACGCCACGAATATCTATGCCACGGCCACCAACGCCGAGCGCTACTTTGTCCGCCTGAAACCAGAGGAATATTTCGTGGTCTTCGACCGCGCCACGGCCAGGGACCGCGCTTTCCAGAAGAAATGGGTCCTGCACAGCGTGAACCGTCCCGCTCTGTCCGAGCCGGGCAGCCTGGAGGCGACCGAGGTGGCGGACCACATCACCCGCTGGCGCGCGGGCCTGGTGACTGTGGACAACGGCGCCGGGCGGCTTTACTGCCGGACTCTTCTACCCGCCGGCCACCGGGTGCGCGTGGTGGGAGGGGCAGGCTACGAGTTCTGGGTCGACTCGGACAACCGCAATTATCCGCTCGGCCGGATCGAGGAGTCGGAGGCCGGCGCCTGGCGTTTCGAGGTGCTGCCCGACAGCCAGAGCCTGGGGGATGAGTTCCTGCACCTGCTGTACCCGGCGGCCTCGCCGCAGGAGGCCGCCCCCGCGGCCGACCTGATCCAGGCTGAGACTTTCTGCGGCCTGCGCTGCGGCGCGCGGGTGGTGCTGTTCAGCCGCAGCCGCGCGCGCCTGGACAGCCTGAGCTACAGCCTCGATTCAACCCAGCCGCTCAGGCACCTTCTGGCCGACCTCGCCCCCGGCTCCTACCAGGTGCTTCGGGATGGGGAGCAGTTGGGCGTGTATGCCGCCTCCAGCGCCGGGACTGTCAGCTTCGAGTCCGCGGGCGGTGGGTCTTTCACCCTGCGTCAGGCCAGTCGCGCGGGCATCTTCCCCAGCGGCGACCTGAACCGGGACAACCGGCTGGACATTTTCGACCTGCTGGGAATGCTGAAACTTCTAAGCGGCTCTGCAGGGCAGGACCCGGCCGCGGACTTGAACGCCGACGGGAAAGTCGATGTCTTCGACCTTCTGCGGATGCTCAAGCTCCTGGCGGAATGAGTTGACTGAAAATTTTCTCTGCCTGGGCCGCGCAGCGCCAGCGGCCGGCAGTCTCCGCTCCGGCCTCCCGGGCCTCCCTCCCGGGCTGCCACAGTGTTGTCTTGCCCGGCTGTCCGCCGGCGAACCGAAGAGAGAAGGGGCATCGTGAAAAAGAGGATCGTTCTGATCGGCGCGGGAAGCACGCTTTTCACCCGCGGGATTCTGGGCAGCCTGGTGACCGACCGGGAGTTCGAGGCTTGCACCCTGGTGCTGATGGATGTCGACCCGGAGCGGCTCGGCCTGATGGAGCGCTACGCCCGGCGCCTGGTGGCGGACACGGGCAGCGGCCTCGGTCTGGAGTCGAGCCTGGAGCTGGGCCGGGCACTGGAGGGCGCCGATTTCGTGATCTGCACAGTAGCGGCTCAGGATTCACGGGC
The sequence above is drawn from the bacterium genome and encodes:
- a CDS encoding DNRLRE domain-containing protein; translation: MKSKSTKYLSLLPALALLAASQASGAPPRLGSRPALQAAPDTLRVQLQAGNTAQGWSAYDSTESTYISRENPLKNYGNSKVLHTRNTSLRLEKTLLRFPELIGANPGQVPPGAYIRRAVLSVCASGASTDKHWTHRAITAWSAGSGADSSGADWSRTGAPEQSPGHWAAPGGLSGADYSDAPDNRDAVIPSVRGAYQNFDVRSGVQVWAEHPDSNFGWFLLNGTGGSDPVWWSALADPDKRPTLTVVYSTEPDQSGPAKVGGLTAAAGDSRVSLGWSAPPDADFDGVVVVRSTSGFPASPQDGLSLAQGWLFSLSDSSLVNGTRYYYSVFAYDFWGNWAAAATVSATPTADAVPPRLSRVRVLRAGPDNVLVAWSTDEPCRAGVDYGLAGVSDHSTGLDSSLGLEHYVTVTGLIPGAAYSLRPVASDRRGNRAVADTILYVTTLAAGRTGVRSDHPRLIISPELFPDLLDRVNGEYAQDYAGVKSYTANDPYNAAFVALVETLKGTAATADYDRAYNAVRQFAVDRPEDIIAVSTNLDWDMSWATGRSCRRLALVYDWLYDYLSADQRAFLRQGMVNWVTVGLTFGQYKPPLHNMYQQNFAGVVMAVLALQGDPDLDPSLTADWLAKARAALELQIEAVNLVGEGGGGWHEGYSYFWGAAGLNFPPELEAWRTATGEDVFGRLPALRELALHLMYLSRPQDNLVAHVDKLSPSRLTARTDEPTSGRHAYWSLLAARYRDCYAAQYAATASSDLSENYWPGPASRQKMWDLIWQDRSVQAQAAGNSLPGTRLFKGQGLVVMRSGFEDKSDVFAVFRARQDYGYGNRLACENSFLLHRNSALAIRSGYYNGWESENHLNYYGSDLPGNTLEIIQPGVQFGGQRTQQGNNGNHSPVTLTLESEADHDLAYGDATNIYATATNAERYFVRLKPEEYFVVFDRATARDRAFQKKWVLHSVNRPALSEPGSLEATEVADHITRWRAGLVTVDNGAGRLYCRTLLPAGHRVRVVGGAGYEFWVDSDNRNYPLGRIEESEAGAWRFEVLPDSQSLGDEFLHLLYPAASPQEAAPAADLIQAETFCGLRCGARVVLFSRSRARLDSLSYSLDSTQPLRHLLADLAPGSYQVLRDGEQLGVYAASSAGTVSFESAGGGSFTLRQASRAGIFPSGDLNRDNRLDIFDLLGMLKLLSGSAGQDPAADLNADGKVDVFDLLRMLKLLAE